In a genomic window of Glycine max cultivar Williams 82 chromosome 13, Glycine_max_v4.0, whole genome shotgun sequence:
- the PHT1-13 gene encoding inorganic phosphate transporter 1-13: MALEVLEALDSARTQWYHVTAIVIAGMGFFTDAYDLFCISTVSKLLGRLYYFDPSTPTVPGKLPLNVNNMVTGVALVGTLSGQLVFGWLGDKLGRKKVYGITLILMVFCAICSGLSFGATAKSVMGTLCFFRFWLGFGIGGDYPLSATIMSEYANKRTRGAFIAAVFAMQGVGIIFAGLVSMALSGIFKYYYPAPAYIDNPVLSTQPEGDLLWRLVLMIGSVPAMLTYYWRMKMPETGRYTAIIEGNVKQAAADMAKVLDIEIQAEQDKLAEFNANNNYPLWSNEFFKRHGRHLIGTMSSWFLLDIAFYSQNLTQKDIFPAVGLIHKDFEMDAIREVFETSRAMFVIALLGTFPGYWFTVFFIEKIGRYKIQLIGFFMMSFFMFIIGVKYDYLKNEGKGYFALLYGLTFFFANFGPNSTTFVLPAELFPTRVRSTCHALSAAAGKAGALVGTFGIQSLTVGGQSYKIKKVMIILAVTNLLGFFSSFLVTETKGRSLEEISGEDGRESELTPTPNNRIQGRIQGSRTETM, from the coding sequence ATGGCACTGGAAGTGCTTGAAGCGCTCGATTCAGCGCGCACGCAATGGTACCACGTGACGGCCATTGTTATAGCGGGCATGGGCTTCTTCACTGATGCCTATGACCTTTTCTGTATCTCAACGGTTTCGAAACTTTTGGGACGGTTGTACTATTTTGACCCGAGCACCCCAACGGTGCCTGGAAAGCTCCCGCTGAACGTGAACAACATGGTCACCGGTGTCGCACTCGTTGGGACCCTCAGTGGCCAGCTCGTCTTTGGCTGGCTCGGAGACAAGCTCGGCCGGAAAAAAGTTTACGGTATCACCCTGATCCTCATGGTGTTCTGCGCCATTTGCTCTGGACTATCGTTCGGGGCAACAGCGAAGTCTGTCATGGGGACGCTCTGCTTCTTCCGCTTCTGGCTCGGCTTCGGCATCGGCGGAGACTACCCGCTCTCCGCCACCATCATGTCGGAGTACGCCAACAAGCGGACACGCGGCGCATTTATAGCAGCCGTGTTCGCCATGCAAGGTGTGGGGATCATTTTCGCGGGTTTAGTCTCCATGGCCCTCTCAGGAATCTTTAAATACTACTACCCTGCCCCAGCGTACATCGATAATCCTGTCTTGTCCACACAACCCGAGGGTGACCTTTTGTGGCGGCTTGTTCTCATGATTGGATCTGTCCCTGCGATGTTGACTTACTATTGGCGAATGAAAATGCCGGAGACGGGGCGTTACACCGCCATCATCGAAGGAAACGTGAAGCAAGCCGCCGCCGACATGGCGAAAGTCTTGGACATAGAGATCCAGGCTGAGCAAGATAAGTTGGCGGAATTCAATGCTAACAATAACTACCCACTCTGGTCAAACGAGTTCTTCAAGCGACATGGACGCCACTTGATAGGAACAATGAGTTCATGGTTTTTGTTAGATATTGCGTTCTACAGCCAAAACTTAACGCAGAAGGATATTTTCCCTGCGGTTGGGCTCATACACAAAGACTTTGAAATGGACGCTATTAGGGAAGTGTTCGAGACGTCACGTGCCATGTTCGTGATCGCGTTGCTGGGAACATTCCCAGGGTATTGGTTCACTGTTTTCTTCATTGAGAAGATTGGAAGGTACAAGATCCAACTTATTGGGTTCTTCATGATGTCGTTCTTCATGTTCATCATTGGGGTGAAGTACGATTATCTCAAGAACGAGGGCAAAGGCTACTTTGCGCTCTTATACGGATTAACGTTCTTTTTTGCTAACTTTGGACCCAATAGCACGACGTTCGTGCTGCCCGCCGAGCTTTTCCCGACGCGCGTGAGAAGCACGTGTCACGCCCTTAGCGCTGCGGCGGGAAAAGCCGGGGCCCTCGTGGGGACATTCGGAATACAAAGTTTGACTGTGGGTGGTCAATCATACAAGATTAAAAAGGTGATGATTATTCTGGCGGTGACAAACTTGTTAGGGTTCTTCTCTTCGTTTTTGGTTACTGAAACGAAGGGACGGTCCTTGGAAGAGATTTCTGGGGAGGATGGGAGAGAGAGTGAACTCACGCCAACGCCCAATAATAGGATTCAGGGTAGGATTCAGGGTTCAAGGACTGAGACAATGTGA